The Novosphingobium sp. P6W DNA window TTCTCGTGGTAGGCTCCGGGGCGGGGGGGATGCTGGCGGCGCTCGTCGGAGCGCAAGGACGTGCCGAGGTGCTGATTGTCGAAAAAGCCGAACTATGGGGCGGGACTTCCGCGACATCGGGCGGCGGCATCTGGATTCCCGGCAGCGACGTCGCGAAGCAAGCGGGCTTCGAAGACGACCTTGAGGGTGCCTTCACCTACTTACGCGGGCTTTCGGCTGACAATGTCCCTGACGCCAACATCCGGGCCTTCGTAGACAATGCAGCGCCCATGCTGCGCTGGGTGATGAATTATACGCCAATCCAGTACATGGCGTTTCCCTATCCCGACTATCATGCGGAAAACCCCGGCGGTTCCCCGCAGGGTTTTCGCACCCACCTTCCGCTTCCGCTCGACGGCCGGGCGCTAGGCGATGACATCCGCACCTTGCGGTTCGCTTCGCCGGCGGCAAGTCTGTTCGGATATCTAAACTGGCACTTCAGTGAGACGCACGAAATGCTTTACCGGTCCAAAGGCTGGATGCGCAATCTCGCGAAGAACATGGGCAAATACTGGTTCGACCTGCCGTTCCGGCTTACTTCACGCAAGGATCGCCGCCTCACACTCGGGAACGCGCTCACCGGCGGCCTGCGCATGGCGTTGCAGGAGCGAAACGTACCGGTCTGGCTGGAAACGCCGCTAAAGGAACTCGTACGCGAGGGCGACAGGGTGGTTGGCGCGGTGGTGACCCGTGCAGGGAAGCCGATGCGTATCGGCGCGCGCAAGGGCGTCGTGCTGGCGGCGGGCGGGTTCGACAAGAATTCCGAAATGCGAGGGGAGCATGCGCCGCTCTATCCGATCTCGCGGTACTCGGGCGGAGTGACCAGCAATACCGGCGACAGCATTCGGGCAGGGGCTGCCATCGGCGCCGGAACCCAGAACCTTCAATCGGCTTGGGCAGCACCGGTGTTCTATGTACCGGGCGAAGATCGCGGCCGCCTATGCACGATCGAGCGGGCGCTGCCCGGCTGCATAATGGTCAACGGGCGCGGCGACCGGTTCCTGAACGAGGCGGCTTCCTATCATATCGTCGGCCAGCAGATGGCGCGGCGGCATGTCGAACATGGGGATGCCGACCCTTGCTGGATGATCTTCGATCATACCTACCGTCAACAGTTTCCCATGGGGCCGCTCTATCCCCTGATGCCTCTAGCCTTGCAGAAGAAGGGCGTGCGGGACACCCTCAAATCGGGGCGCACGATCGATCAGCTTGCCGGCAAGATCGGATGCGAGCCGGCGCGATTGGCTGCGACTTTGGCGCGGTTCAACACCCATGCCGCACAGGGTCAGGATCCGGATTTTCATCGCGGAGAGGCTGCTTACGACAAGATGTACGGCGATCCCCGCCAGCAGC harbors:
- a CDS encoding FAD-binding protein; translation: MADWDEEVDILVVGSGAGGMLAALVGAQGRAEVLIVEKAELWGGTSATSGGGIWIPGSDVAKQAGFEDDLEGAFTYLRGLSADNVPDANIRAFVDNAAPMLRWVMNYTPIQYMAFPYPDYHAENPGGSPQGFRTHLPLPLDGRALGDDIRTLRFASPAASLFGYLNWHFSETHEMLYRSKGWMRNLAKNMGKYWFDLPFRLTSRKDRRLTLGNALTGGLRMALQERNVPVWLETPLKELVREGDRVVGAVVTRAGKPMRIGARKGVVLAAGGFDKNSEMRGEHAPLYPISRYSGGVTSNTGDSIRAGAAIGAGTQNLQSAWAAPVFYVPGEDRGRLCTIERALPGCIMVNGRGDRFLNEAASYHIVGQQMARRHVEHGDADPCWMIFDHTYRQQFPMGPLYPLMPLALQKKGVRDTLKSGRTIDQLAGKIGCEPARLAATLARFNTHAAQGQDPDFHRGEAAYDKMYGDPRQQPNPSLRPLDRGPFYAMPIYPGDIGTNGGLRTDAKAQVVGDDGSVIQGLYAVGNNAASAMGESYPGAGVTLGPAMTFGYLAARAMIGSND